The window GGGCAACTCACCCGCTCCGCCCAATTATGCCGCGAAGCTACGGGGAATCGGATTCTCCGTGCTTAAAACCCCGCTGTATTTGCGGCCAATTTACCGCCCCGCTTTGCTCCAAAGCCTCGCCGATCCTCGGGTTCGCCTGCGTTTTGCGCCGCGCAATACGGCGAATTGTCCCGAAAAGCTTAGTCATGCCTAAATCTGAGGGCAGCATAAAACCGGATAACTGCCCAATATTTTAAACCAAAGGGTATTTCCCTTGACCTCGTTCAGCGCCTCTTCAACGCCAGGCGAAAAAGCGCCGCCTTCCAAGTCGAGAAAAAATATATAGCGGCCGAGCGCCGTGCGCGCCGGGCGCGACTCTATGCGCACGAGGTTTATCTTTCTGGCGGCAAAGCTCTGCAACAGTCCGCAAAGCACGCCCGACTTGCTCCCGTCCAACTCACAGGCAATGGAGGTCTTGACGGCGTTTTCTTCCGGCGCGGCAAAAGGCGTGGGCCGAAGCACGACGAAACGCGTGTAATTTACGGCGTTGTCCTGCATGTCTTCCCGCCTTATGCTGAGATTGTATATTTGCGCCGCCTCCGCGGAACTTATCGCGGCAACGCGATCGTCCCCGGCGGCCAGCGCCGCCGCTTCCGAAGTGCTGCCGGTTTCCCTCAGGGGGACGCCGGGATAAAATTTCCTCAAGTTTTCCCGGCACTGGGCCAAAGCCTGCGGGTGGGACATGATAACGCCGACGGACGCGCTGCCGCTGCGCGCCGCGAGATGATGGCGGATGCGCCAGACCAGCTCCCGCGCAATACAAAAACCGCTTTCGCCCGACAGTCTGTCCAAGGTAATGTTGATTGAGCCTTCCAAGGA is drawn from Acidaminococcales bacterium and contains these coding sequences:
- the pheA gene encoding prephenate dehydratase — encoded protein: MPQQRNVACLGPKGSHSEAAARYLFPKENIRLYHAIAGAIDAVCAKEAELCVVPIENSLEGSINITLDRLSGESGFCIARELVWRIRHHLAARSGSASVGVIMSHPQALAQCRENLRKFYPGVPLRETGSTSEAAALAAGDDRVAAISSAEAAQIYNLSIRREDMQDNAVNYTRFVVLRPTPFAAPEENAVKTSIACELDGSKSGVLCGLLQSFAARKINLVRIESRPARTALGRYIFFLDLEGGAFSPGVEEALNEVKGNTLWFKILGSYPVLCCPQI